The following proteins are co-located in the Apis mellifera strain DH4 linkage group LG11, Amel_HAv3.1, whole genome shotgun sequence genome:
- the LOC725051 gene encoding multidrug resistance-associated protein 4 isoform X2, producing the protein METKFSYTKRCPQETASPISRLFFGWIKDIFIYGTKRGLTLSDLYHPLRQDESKTITDRLQECWNQEVEKWKQKQKEMHHDEYSKKSNDSPRLVNVIFRVFWKKYLYTGLLLSVQYLILMVINPILVSWIISYFKIDENAKRMEKLEVVTYICYLLLSIIMIVCISHHVDLLTQQIGMRIRIACSSLIYRKILRLSKGALTHISSGQVVNLLSNDVRRFDEICYYLNYIWITPIQFIIIFVILWHAVGIPSIIGISILLLLTVPTYTVFSPLTHQYRKITAKLIDKRMQLMNEFINGIQVIKMYAWEKPFEKIVKAIRSTEILNIQNSTCIRAVYLALVVFSNRVVLFSTLTSFVLMGNQTFLLLDEYPSEKGSHPHRNEVLKFNKKSNLLKENVEIIKITNRGQNINLNNVEEEEQSPVTIVMERVSANWIPNQLPPTLCNISMKIQGGELCCIVGSVGSGKSSILHLLLKELPLGAGKLALHCKPFEKYNGQDKNIPLKISYASQEAWLFSGTVRDNILFGQPYDKDRYIAVTKVCALMKDFQQLPYGDMSNVGEGGSSLSGGQKARVNLARAVYKKADIYLFDDPLSAVDSRVAKHLFYRCIKNYLQGKTRILCTHQLQFIKETDKIAVLDKGSLAMYGTYEDLFKSNENFIDMINVIKMSAEIKIQNENVESFKNTSTRRKSSKTTIRRLSSVKSTTSSMNSYNYENEELAPDNDEIMTTDHSSSKILRKYFRYGGSYCTIAALIFITLIAQVTVNGNDYWVSYWTNIESIRMALANNSRLSKNQYSSYILNDTFLSNVFSLDKHGLITTIDAIYVYTFCIIMCIVTVFVRNMFFIKVCANASKNLHNSMFHNILQTTMNFFHYNASGRIVNRFSKDLGVVDEVLPRVMLESIQIFLVIIGILIIVMIMNYWMVIPIAILVILFYFVRISYLRTANGVKRLEGVAKSPVFSHVNATLNGLSTIRSSGSNVIELLQKQFDHLQDVHTGVWYIILVVPVAFGLFIDFVTCIFIACVCFSFVSIETDNTLGGNVGIAISQSLIIIGCLQYGLKQLSETISQLTSVERIVQYTNLPKEASWTSNDPPAKNWPENGQLILKNVYMKYDKNEAPVLKNLNVTIEAGWKVGIVGRTGAGKSSIISALFRLFDECLQGEIKIDGRDTRTLGLHELRSRISIIPQEPFLFSETLRYNLDPFKNFDDVLLWNTLREVELNDLNLDQTLMHGGNNLSIGQKQLICLARAILKNNRLLVLDEATANIDNYTDELIQKTIRVKFVNCTVITIAHRINTIIDSDRIIVMDSGKIAEFGTPYELLQDNPNGIFSQMVNNTGVFMAQSLRDQAENAYLKKTKRTSLDIIQTCPAEDNVTNDIIAQSSL; encoded by the exons atggagACTAAATTTTCGTACACTAAACGATGTCCGCAAGAAACTGCAAGTCCCATTAGTCGATTATTTTTTgg atggataaaagatatattcatatatggcACTAAGAGAGGACTCACATTATCAGACTTGTATCATCCTTTGAGACAAGATGAATCTAAAACAATCACGGATCGATTACAAGA ATGCTGGAATCAAGAAGTTGAGAAATGGAAACAAAAGCAAAAAGAAATGCATCATGACGAATACTCAAAGAAAAGTAACGATTCTCCCCGTTTAGTGAACGTTATATTTCGTgtgttttggaaaaaatacttGTATACAGGTTTATTACTGTCTGTTCAATATTTGATCTTGATGGTGATTAATCCTATATTGGTATCGTGGATCAtcagttattttaaaatcgatgaaaatgcCAAGAGGATGGAGAAATTGGAAGTTGTAACTTATatctgttatttattattgtctaTAATAATGATCGTGTGTATCTCGCATCACGTGGATTTATTAACGCAGCAAATTGGCATGAGAATACGAATTGCTTGTTCCTCGTTAATCTATAGAAAA ATATTGAGACTTAGTAAAGGAGCCTTGACTCATATTAGTTCGGGCCAAGTGGTGAATCTCCTCAGCAACGATGTCAGACGATTCGATGAGATAtgctattatttaaattatatttggatcACCCCTAtccaa tttatcataatttttgtaatactgTGGCACGCGGTGGGAATTCCAAGTATAATCGGTATCTCAATCCTTTTGTTATTAACTGTTCCAACGTATACCGTATTCTCCCCATTGACTCATCAATACAGAAAGATCACTGCTAAATTAATTGACAAAAGGATGCAACTTATGAACGAATTTATAAATGGTATACAG GTGATCAAGATGTACGCTTGGGAAAAACCGTTTGAAAAAATCGTGAAAGCTATACGTTCCACCGAAATcctaaatatacaaaattcaacGTGCATTCGTGCAGTATATCTGGCTCTTGTTGTCTTTTCAAATCGTGTAGTTCTGTTTTCAACTCTCACATCGTTTGTTCTAATGGGAAATCAA acATTTTTATTGCTCGACGAATACCCAAGCGAAAAGGGATCGCATCCCCATCGAAACGAAGTGttaaaattcaacaaaaagAGCAATTTATTGAAAGAGAACGtggaaatcattaaaattacaaatagaggccaaaatataaatttgaacaatgTCGAAGAGGAGGAACAATCGCCAGTCACTATAGTAATGGAACGCGTGTCAGCGAATTGGATTCCTAACCAACTGCCACCAACATTGTGCAACATATCTATGAAGATTCAAGGTGGAGAACTATGTTGTATAGTGGGTTCAGTGGGCTCAGGTAAATCTTCGATTTTGCACCTTCTTTTGAAAGAACTCCCTCTTGGAGCTGGAAAATTGGCATTACATTGTAAGCCGTTTGAAAAGTATAATGGACAAGACAAGAATATTCCATTGAAGATCTCTTATGCAAGTCAAGAAGCTTGGCTATTTTCTGGAACTGTTAGAGATAATATCCTTTTCGGACAACCTTATGATAAAGATAGATACATTGCT GTAACGAAAGTTTGTGCTTTGATGAAAGATTTTCAACAACTTCCTTATGGTGATATGAGCAATGTAGGAGAAGGTGGATCTTCTTTATCCGGAGGACAAAAAGCACGAGTAAATTTAGCACGGGCTGTTTACAAAAAagctgatatatatttattcgacgaTCCTTTGAGCGCAGTGGATTCACGTGTAGCTAAACATCTTTTTTATAGATGCATTAAAAACTATCTTCAAGGAAAGACAAGAATTTTATGCACTCATCAATTACAGTTTATCAAAGAGACAGACAAAATTGCGGTATTGGATaaa GGCTCTTTAGCAATGTACGGAACTTACGAGGATTTATTcaaatcgaatgaaaatttcatagatATGATAAACGTAATTAAAATGTCTGCAgagattaaaatacaaaatgaaaatgtcgaatcttttaaaaatacctCTACAAGACGGAAATCTAGCAAGACAACTATCCGTAGATTATCTTCTGTGAAGTCTACCACCAGTAGCATG aattcgtacaattatgaaaatgaagaattagCACCAgataatgatgaaataatgACAACTGATCATTCTTCTagtaaaattttgagaaaatactTTCGATATGGTGGCTCTTATTGTACAATAGCcgctttaatatttatcactcTCATAGCTCAAGTAACAGTCAATGGAAATGATTATTGGGTCTCCTACTGGACAAATATCGAATCTATAAGAATGGCTTTGGCGAATAATAGTCgtttatcgaaaaatcaatattcttcttatatattGAACGATACCTTTTTATCGAATGTATTCTCTTTGGACAAACACGGACTTATAACTACTATTGAcgcaatatatgtatatacattttgcATCATTATGTGCATTGTAACAGTATTTGTAAGGAATATGTTTTTCATCAAAGTTTGCGCGAACGCTAGTAAAAATCTTCACAATTCCATGTTTCACAACATATTGCAAACAACGatgaatttctttcattataacGCTTCTG GTAGAATTGTAAATAGATTTTCCAAGGATTTGGGTGTCGTGGATGAAGTATTACCAAGAGTGATGTTGGAAagcatacaaatatttttagtgaTAATAGGTATCCTTATTATCGTaatgataatgaattattgGATGGTTATTCCAATAGCAATACTTgttattctcttttattttgtaagGATCTCGTATCTTCGAACTGCCAATGGTGTTAAACGTCTTGAAGGTGTAG CAAAAAGTCCAGTATTTTCTCACGTGAATGCTACATTAAATGGATTGTCCACTATTAGAAGCAGTGGATCAAAcgttatagaattattacaaaaacaaTTCGATCATTTGCAAGATGTGCACACCGGTGTATGGTACATCATATTAGTTGTTCCCGTAGCTTTCGGCCTATTTATAGATTTCGTCACGTGTATATTTATCGCGTGTGTCTGTTTTTCCTTTGTTTCAATAGAAACAG ATAATACTCTTGGAGGTAATGTTGGTATAGCCATATctcaatcattaattataatcggtTGTTTGCAATACGGATTGAAACAGTTGAGCGAAACGATATCTCAATTGACGTCTGTAGAAAGAATTGTACAATATACCAATTTGCCAAAAGAAGCCTCGTGGACAAGTAACGATCCTCCTGCAAAAAATTGGCCGGAAAATGGtcaattgattttgaaaaatgtttacatGAAATATGACAAGAACGAGGCTCCTGtattaaaa AATCTAAACGTGACAATAGAGGCAGGCTGGAAAGTTGGCATCGTAGGCAGAACTGGTGCAGGAAAATCATCCATAATATCAGCactttttcgattattcgacgAATGTTTACAAGGAGAGATTAAAATTGATGGAAGAGATACCAGAACGTTGGGCTTGCACGAATTACGCTCACGAATATCTATTATTCCCCAGGAACCATTTTTGTTTTCTGAAACATTGCGCTATAATTTGGAcccgtttaaaaattttgatgacgTGCTGTTATGGAATACTCTTCGAGAAGTTGAATTAAATGATCTTAATTTGGATCAAACATTAATGCACGGAGGGAATAACTTGAGTATTGGACAAAAACAATTGATATGCTTGGCTCGAGCAATTTTAAAGAACAATCGATTATTAGTTTTGGATGAAGCTACAGCTAATATTGACAATTA tacgGATGAACTAATTCAAAAAACTATAAGagtgaaatttgtaaattgtacTGTTATTACGATTGCTCACCGGATAAATACTATTATTGACAGTGACAGAATTATAGTAATGGATTCTGGTAAAATAGCg GAATTCGGTACACCATACGAATTATTACAAGATAATCCAAATGGAATTTTCTCGCAAATGGTCAACAATACAGGTGTATTTATGGCGCAATCTCTTCGTGATCAAGCAGAAAATGCGTATCTgaaaaaaactaaaagaaCAAGTTTAGACATTATACAAACATGCCCTGCAGAAGATAATGTCACAAATGACATAATCGCGCAGAGCTCTCTTTAA
- the LOC725051 gene encoding multidrug resistance-associated protein 4 isoform X1, with translation METKFSYTKRCPQETASPISRLFFGWIKDIFIYGTKRGLTLSDLYHPLRQDESKTITDRLQECWNQEVEKWKQKQKEMHHDEYSKKSNDSPRLVNVIFRVFWKKYLYTGLLLSVQYLILMVINPILVSWIISYFKIDENAKRMEKLEVVTYICYLLLSIIMIVCISHHVDLLTQQIGMRIRIACSSLIYRKILRLSKGALTHISSGQVVNLLSNDVRRFDEICYYLNYIWITPIQFIIIFVILWHAVGIPSIIGISILLLLTVPTYTVFSPLTHQYRKITAKLIDKRMQLMNEFINGIQVIKMYAWEKPFEKIVKAIRSTEILNIQNSTCIRAVYLALVVFSNRVVLFSTLTSFVLMGNQVRVELTFMLACYFEMLQLTTTLLFPQALLLIGETLVSIKRLETFLLLDEYPSEKGSHPHRNEVLKFNKKSNLLKENVEIIKITNRGQNINLNNVEEEEQSPVTIVMERVSANWIPNQLPPTLCNISMKIQGGELCCIVGSVGSGKSSILHLLLKELPLGAGKLALHCKPFEKYNGQDKNIPLKISYASQEAWLFSGTVRDNILFGQPYDKDRYIAVTKVCALMKDFQQLPYGDMSNVGEGGSSLSGGQKARVNLARAVYKKADIYLFDDPLSAVDSRVAKHLFYRCIKNYLQGKTRILCTHQLQFIKETDKIAVLDKGSLAMYGTYEDLFKSNENFIDMINVIKMSAEIKIQNENVESFKNTSTRRKSSKTTIRRLSSVKSTTSSMNSYNYENEELAPDNDEIMTTDHSSSKILRKYFRYGGSYCTIAALIFITLIAQVTVNGNDYWVSYWTNIESIRMALANNSRLSKNQYSSYILNDTFLSNVFSLDKHGLITTIDAIYVYTFCIIMCIVTVFVRNMFFIKVCANASKNLHNSMFHNILQTTMNFFHYNASGRIVNRFSKDLGVVDEVLPRVMLESIQIFLVIIGILIIVMIMNYWMVIPIAILVILFYFVRISYLRTANGVKRLEGVAKSPVFSHVNATLNGLSTIRSSGSNVIELLQKQFDHLQDVHTGVWYIILVVPVAFGLFIDFVTCIFIACVCFSFVSIETDNTLGGNVGIAISQSLIIIGCLQYGLKQLSETISQLTSVERIVQYTNLPKEASWTSNDPPAKNWPENGQLILKNVYMKYDKNEAPVLKNLNVTIEAGWKVGIVGRTGAGKSSIISALFRLFDECLQGEIKIDGRDTRTLGLHELRSRISIIPQEPFLFSETLRYNLDPFKNFDDVLLWNTLREVELNDLNLDQTLMHGGNNLSIGQKQLICLARAILKNNRLLVLDEATANIDNYTDELIQKTIRVKFVNCTVITIAHRINTIIDSDRIIVMDSGKIAEFGTPYELLQDNPNGIFSQMVNNTGVFMAQSLRDQAENAYLKKTKRTSLDIIQTCPAEDNVTNDIIAQSSL, from the exons atggagACTAAATTTTCGTACACTAAACGATGTCCGCAAGAAACTGCAAGTCCCATTAGTCGATTATTTTTTgg atggataaaagatatattcatatatggcACTAAGAGAGGACTCACATTATCAGACTTGTATCATCCTTTGAGACAAGATGAATCTAAAACAATCACGGATCGATTACAAGA ATGCTGGAATCAAGAAGTTGAGAAATGGAAACAAAAGCAAAAAGAAATGCATCATGACGAATACTCAAAGAAAAGTAACGATTCTCCCCGTTTAGTGAACGTTATATTTCGTgtgttttggaaaaaatacttGTATACAGGTTTATTACTGTCTGTTCAATATTTGATCTTGATGGTGATTAATCCTATATTGGTATCGTGGATCAtcagttattttaaaatcgatgaaaatgcCAAGAGGATGGAGAAATTGGAAGTTGTAACTTATatctgttatttattattgtctaTAATAATGATCGTGTGTATCTCGCATCACGTGGATTTATTAACGCAGCAAATTGGCATGAGAATACGAATTGCTTGTTCCTCGTTAATCTATAGAAAA ATATTGAGACTTAGTAAAGGAGCCTTGACTCATATTAGTTCGGGCCAAGTGGTGAATCTCCTCAGCAACGATGTCAGACGATTCGATGAGATAtgctattatttaaattatatttggatcACCCCTAtccaa tttatcataatttttgtaatactgTGGCACGCGGTGGGAATTCCAAGTATAATCGGTATCTCAATCCTTTTGTTATTAACTGTTCCAACGTATACCGTATTCTCCCCATTGACTCATCAATACAGAAAGATCACTGCTAAATTAATTGACAAAAGGATGCAACTTATGAACGAATTTATAAATGGTATACAG GTGATCAAGATGTACGCTTGGGAAAAACCGTTTGAAAAAATCGTGAAAGCTATACGTTCCACCGAAATcctaaatatacaaaattcaacGTGCATTCGTGCAGTATATCTGGCTCTTGTTGTCTTTTCAAATCGTGTAGTTCTGTTTTCAACTCTCACATCGTTTGTTCTAATGGGAAATCAAGTAAGGGTAGAATTGACATTTATGTTGGCCTGTTATTTCGAGATGCTTCAATTAACTACCACATTATTGTTTCCACAAGCTCTTTTGTTAATCGGAGAAACTTTGGTGTCCATTAAAAGATTAGAG acATTTTTATTGCTCGACGAATACCCAAGCGAAAAGGGATCGCATCCCCATCGAAACGAAGTGttaaaattcaacaaaaagAGCAATTTATTGAAAGAGAACGtggaaatcattaaaattacaaatagaggccaaaatataaatttgaacaatgTCGAAGAGGAGGAACAATCGCCAGTCACTATAGTAATGGAACGCGTGTCAGCGAATTGGATTCCTAACCAACTGCCACCAACATTGTGCAACATATCTATGAAGATTCAAGGTGGAGAACTATGTTGTATAGTGGGTTCAGTGGGCTCAGGTAAATCTTCGATTTTGCACCTTCTTTTGAAAGAACTCCCTCTTGGAGCTGGAAAATTGGCATTACATTGTAAGCCGTTTGAAAAGTATAATGGACAAGACAAGAATATTCCATTGAAGATCTCTTATGCAAGTCAAGAAGCTTGGCTATTTTCTGGAACTGTTAGAGATAATATCCTTTTCGGACAACCTTATGATAAAGATAGATACATTGCT GTAACGAAAGTTTGTGCTTTGATGAAAGATTTTCAACAACTTCCTTATGGTGATATGAGCAATGTAGGAGAAGGTGGATCTTCTTTATCCGGAGGACAAAAAGCACGAGTAAATTTAGCACGGGCTGTTTACAAAAAagctgatatatatttattcgacgaTCCTTTGAGCGCAGTGGATTCACGTGTAGCTAAACATCTTTTTTATAGATGCATTAAAAACTATCTTCAAGGAAAGACAAGAATTTTATGCACTCATCAATTACAGTTTATCAAAGAGACAGACAAAATTGCGGTATTGGATaaa GGCTCTTTAGCAATGTACGGAACTTACGAGGATTTATTcaaatcgaatgaaaatttcatagatATGATAAACGTAATTAAAATGTCTGCAgagattaaaatacaaaatgaaaatgtcgaatcttttaaaaatacctCTACAAGACGGAAATCTAGCAAGACAACTATCCGTAGATTATCTTCTGTGAAGTCTACCACCAGTAGCATG aattcgtacaattatgaaaatgaagaattagCACCAgataatgatgaaataatgACAACTGATCATTCTTCTagtaaaattttgagaaaatactTTCGATATGGTGGCTCTTATTGTACAATAGCcgctttaatatttatcactcTCATAGCTCAAGTAACAGTCAATGGAAATGATTATTGGGTCTCCTACTGGACAAATATCGAATCTATAAGAATGGCTTTGGCGAATAATAGTCgtttatcgaaaaatcaatattcttcttatatattGAACGATACCTTTTTATCGAATGTATTCTCTTTGGACAAACACGGACTTATAACTACTATTGAcgcaatatatgtatatacattttgcATCATTATGTGCATTGTAACAGTATTTGTAAGGAATATGTTTTTCATCAAAGTTTGCGCGAACGCTAGTAAAAATCTTCACAATTCCATGTTTCACAACATATTGCAAACAACGatgaatttctttcattataacGCTTCTG GTAGAATTGTAAATAGATTTTCCAAGGATTTGGGTGTCGTGGATGAAGTATTACCAAGAGTGATGTTGGAAagcatacaaatatttttagtgaTAATAGGTATCCTTATTATCGTaatgataatgaattattgGATGGTTATTCCAATAGCAATACTTgttattctcttttattttgtaagGATCTCGTATCTTCGAACTGCCAATGGTGTTAAACGTCTTGAAGGTGTAG CAAAAAGTCCAGTATTTTCTCACGTGAATGCTACATTAAATGGATTGTCCACTATTAGAAGCAGTGGATCAAAcgttatagaattattacaaaaacaaTTCGATCATTTGCAAGATGTGCACACCGGTGTATGGTACATCATATTAGTTGTTCCCGTAGCTTTCGGCCTATTTATAGATTTCGTCACGTGTATATTTATCGCGTGTGTCTGTTTTTCCTTTGTTTCAATAGAAACAG ATAATACTCTTGGAGGTAATGTTGGTATAGCCATATctcaatcattaattataatcggtTGTTTGCAATACGGATTGAAACAGTTGAGCGAAACGATATCTCAATTGACGTCTGTAGAAAGAATTGTACAATATACCAATTTGCCAAAAGAAGCCTCGTGGACAAGTAACGATCCTCCTGCAAAAAATTGGCCGGAAAATGGtcaattgattttgaaaaatgtttacatGAAATATGACAAGAACGAGGCTCCTGtattaaaa AATCTAAACGTGACAATAGAGGCAGGCTGGAAAGTTGGCATCGTAGGCAGAACTGGTGCAGGAAAATCATCCATAATATCAGCactttttcgattattcgacgAATGTTTACAAGGAGAGATTAAAATTGATGGAAGAGATACCAGAACGTTGGGCTTGCACGAATTACGCTCACGAATATCTATTATTCCCCAGGAACCATTTTTGTTTTCTGAAACATTGCGCTATAATTTGGAcccgtttaaaaattttgatgacgTGCTGTTATGGAATACTCTTCGAGAAGTTGAATTAAATGATCTTAATTTGGATCAAACATTAATGCACGGAGGGAATAACTTGAGTATTGGACAAAAACAATTGATATGCTTGGCTCGAGCAATTTTAAAGAACAATCGATTATTAGTTTTGGATGAAGCTACAGCTAATATTGACAATTA tacgGATGAACTAATTCAAAAAACTATAAGagtgaaatttgtaaattgtacTGTTATTACGATTGCTCACCGGATAAATACTATTATTGACAGTGACAGAATTATAGTAATGGATTCTGGTAAAATAGCg GAATTCGGTACACCATACGAATTATTACAAGATAATCCAAATGGAATTTTCTCGCAAATGGTCAACAATACAGGTGTATTTATGGCGCAATCTCTTCGTGATCAAGCAGAAAATGCGTATCTgaaaaaaactaaaagaaCAAGTTTAGACATTATACAAACATGCCCTGCAGAAGATAATGTCACAAATGACATAATCGCGCAGAGCTCTCTTTAA